The DNA segment TTCCTGAATCGCGCAATCACGGAAACCGGGGTTTGGAAATTGCAAACACTCAAGACAAACGTCGTCGATTAAAAAGCCAACTGCCAGCTTCATGGTGGATGGATTATGCCACCTACTCGATGCACAAAATGCTGTTGCAAGAGCCCCCTGTTCGGGTTCCTTTCCACCTTCCACCCACCTTCCTTCCGGCTTCCCCTACAACAAGCCAATAAATCTTCAACAGCTCTTTCCCAAGTTTTGTGAAACCCAGGTGACCGGGCAGCGGTAGTCGCAGGATGGGAAATGACAAAGATGGTCAAAAACCGGCGGAGAGAGATAGGACATGCGATGACAAGGACGATAAGGGAGATGACCAAGATGGGGAAAATGAAACTTGTCACCCGGATGGTATTGATCACTTGTGAGGGGAATTACACCGCAACACCTTCTAGACATGATAGCAAGCAGCCAGTGATAAACAAATGTTTTTTCGCTTGGCAAATTGCCCAATTGCTTGACAGCGGCACAAGCTGAACAAATGAGGCTGCCCAGCGTGTGGTGGTCCTCGGCGCTTAACCTACCCGCCAACCGTTGGGAAGCGCCGCAAGCGGTGCGCCGCTCCACTAAGGCAATATGTGACAGCCAATTATGACTTGGTGCAGGTAACAGCCGCGATTGACTTGTCGGAAGGGGATTAGCTACCGCTCATGCGAGATTTTGGATGCAAGCCCTGGTATTGGATGagtgggggagaggggaggttcGGGGGGAAGGCATGCAAGTGTTTTGGTCGATTGGgcggttgagggaggatcCTGGGGTTTGGGAGCTTGATTTTTGATGGGCGTCTGGAGAAAGGAGAAAGGCTAGGTAGTTTTACCAGCCTCTGTAATTTCGAGTTGCATAGGTACGGTTGGGTAGGATATAATTATGCTGTTTTGAGCCACGTCCGATCTGTTCTGGCTTTGTCTAGTTCCATGCTATCATTACGACAACAAAATGCACCCCCTTACTACGTCAGACCTCGCCTTCTTGCTTTGCACGTCTTCATCTACTTCCCCACCAAGAGCGCCACTGATATTGAGGACAACGtatgggttggtggttgttacTCAGAGCGATGGATCGTTGGACATATCGATATCAGAACAAAAGCCACCGCGTGGAAAGGGGATGGTAGTCGGGGGGGGTTGCTCTGTTCTTGCCAGCCCTGTCATACTTCCCGTTCCACGGATATCGCCACCGCAAAACGAGCATTATCTGCTTTCTCCAGATTTCACCACGTCGACGTACCTCTGGTCACCAAGCTCGGCGAGCTTAGACGAGTGGACACCGGCGGATGAGGCACTGCTAGAGTCGTTGTATTCtggtgaggtggatgaggaagggggttggtttgacGGTTATCTTGattgggtggggagggcggaggatCAGCTCCATGGTTTGGGTTCGTCGAGGCTGTGGAGAGGACCGGAAGAGTCAAACGATAGCTTTGTCAGCGTTGATTCTCCAACAGAACCAGGAGGGGGGATTGATGGGCAGCCTTTCAAAGACGAGGGCGAGAGAACGCTGTGGTTAGTGGAGGGTATGTTGTTAGCGTCTTGGTTGGCGCTGCAGGAGGGAGTCGAAGGAGTTGGTTATCGCGTTGGCAGGTACGAGGACgctgtggagggggagcaggacGAGGGTATGTATTTGTTGGAAAGAGGGGGCACTGAGAGTTTGGGCGAGGTCGTTGCGGCTTTCTTGAGGAATGTGAGATTTTGAATGACATTGCTAGGCGTTTGGGGCAAGATGCATAGCATGGGATTGGGAAAGAACATTGGCGAATTTCATGACCCATTTCGACATCGAAactgagagagaaaagatggCGGTTTTGCATTTCGTTTGACCATGATCATTTGTAAAAAAGGTATGACGAGAAAACTGTTTATACCGTGGCATTATATGTGCTGTGATGAAGACCCCTTCCCGTCGGCTTCCCttaacctcccccttccatccCCATGCACAACCTGTGCTTGTCATTGACGCGCTCCCCTCCAGTCCTGATGATCCAACCTTGACTCGGCATAACTCGATGATGTAGccctctccccaccatctcctccgcgCGTCAAAGTCAACTTGGGCATAGCAGCCCACCCCATTCATCTCAAAGCCTTGAAATCATGAGCCCGTCCTCACACGCTGCCAACTGTTCTGAGACTCGTTCCTTCTCACCCAGACTGAATTATCCTATTTCTTGTCCACTGAGATAACCCGACTACCGACTCGACATTGCGAAATAGAGCATAATCATCGGCCACCCCGTCGATAGTAAGAACGCCGCCAGTACCGAGAATAGGTTTGGATCTCTGTCCGATTCCCTGCCCGACCAACGAGAAAGCAGCGTGACGGCGCACCAGATCATGCCGATACCATACACCGACCCAGCCCACGCGATGCCCAAGATGATGCTGTTCATCTGGTCCTCCTTGGCGAACACGGCACCAGCGGTGTCGGCGAATGGCTCCTCAAGAGAAAGATTCTGAcccattttggcggttggtgtGTGGTGCTACAGAGATAAAaagggagggtggggtgTTGTCGCTAGTTGGTGGTAGAAATGAAGGATAGCGAGGTGATGGTTCGACCAGCGACAGACAAGGAAAATCCAGTCACAGGGTATATAATAAAATGATAAAGTCGAAATCTGACCTAGAGGATTAAAAGGTCAAATGCAAAAGAGAATGGTAGAATCGAAGTGGTATTGTGTTAGGAAATGACTGCGACCAGCGACCAGCGATCAATAAACCTGCCCGACAACAACagtgggaaaaaaaagaacgaATGGGAATttgttggtggagagagggaaaaggtggaagaaaagagtaggaaaagagaagcagatggaaaaagagaagagagagtcGAATCTCAAACACACCACCTCGTCTTGGGTAGCGCAAGGAGGTCGAAAGCTGAGGCGATCTAACAGcgaggcgaggttggtgattggcccctcccccagacTTGAGACGGTTGGTGATCCGGACGAGCCTCCTTTTACAGGGGGTGACCTCCTGGTCGGTGCCCCGGTGGCCCGTGCTGGAAACAATGCCATGTTACCCTCCTTGACTTACTGCACGGCTTTGGGAGTTTCCGGATGGAAAACAGATGAGATCGTCGGCTCATGGTCATGCTGGATGCTACCATTGATCAGATGCAGAAAGTCAAAATGTATAAATATCGACGCGTCTTCTTCTGCAGTTTGAGTGAAGGGCTAGGGGGCCAGACACGCGAGGTTGCACTGACGTTACTTTGTTCAGTGGGTCAATGTGGGGCATCAAAGGGCCCCAGcgtcttttgcttttgcgCCTGCCATCTCATCTCTGACACGCCCAGCAACACCCTGGGGCAACACCATCGGGCTGTCTCCCAGATGAGTTTTCTCATCAATTGCATTTGAAGTTGAGGGTCGAATCAGGAGCGGCCAAGCGCAGAAACAAGCGCAGAAACAAGCGCAGAAACAAGCGCCAAGGCAGTATCCGACGGCGCTTGTGTTAGGATGCCAGGCCTGGCCACTTTCATGGCCTATCAGGACGGCCTGAATGCAATTGCTGTTGTGACAGCGAGAATCCCATCCTTTGTTGTCCTTTGACATTCTTCTGGTTTTTCGCTTGAAATGTTGAGTCttttgggtgggtgggtgcaTTTAAGGGTTCATTTTAATCAACGCCGGGACCCCTGATATGGCTGTCTGGGATTGGTTTCTATGTTCGTGACTTCGTGAGACGAAGAACAATGGAATTCTTGACATCTTTGGCACCAAAGATGCAGGAGGCAAAACAGAGCATTGTATGGACATCTGACATGGACCACACGCTTTATCAAAGTCTTAAGGACTGCTATAAGTAGGTGGCGTGGACTTTGCCTCTTCCCCAAGGCTGAGTCTTCCAAAGCCAGCACACTATCGGTCAAATCTGCAACCGCAACTCGCTACCCAGGAGCAAGCTGGCATGGCAGTGAATAAGGAGTACCAATATTCCTTGAAATACCTTAACGATTTATTCTCAGCCCTGTATAACTTCATCTATGGTCACACTTCAGCCCAGCCGGGAGAATGCATGGCCTTAATTTATAATCTTCTCATTGCTCTAAGATTCTATCTCAGTCGTTTCCCGGAATGCGACTATTCTGTTAGCACAATTCGAGATCTTGATGCCCCCCGGAGGGAACCTTTCTAGTAGTAGTATACTGGAAATGTTGGATTGCATCATCTGACGGTTCTGTATATTTTCTTTGGCCCACACCGTTGCGCATGTTGTGGGTTTGAGACGTACCTAATGCACCTTCAATTCATAAGAAAAAAGTCTTGTTATTCATCGCCATCAAAGAGCATCTGAAGAAGGCCAGAATGTGCAGCAAGCAAACAGGGCTGTGGTGGAGTGTGGCGCCAGGGTGGTTGAACTTTGACCTTCCATCGCTCCTTCCCTTACTGCTGTCTGCTGCCTTGAACTTCCTTCAAAGGTCCTCACCCCAACTCTGCTTGCCCCGTTCACCGCAACCTCCGACTTTTCCCGACACATGCCCAGTACCCAGCAAAATGACAGATACGGATCAGCCACACTCTCACCTCGAGGAATCACAAGACATTGTTATGGAACAAGATGAGCCACGGGCTTTCCCAGAAGTGCCACGGACTTTGCCAGAAGTGCCCCAAGTGCCGCAAGATTCGCAGACCCTCAACGAATTCCGGAAGTCCGCCGACGAAGTCGCCCGCCTCGCCCTCCTAGTACAGCAGGAACAAGAAAATGATCAGCTTTTGTGCACCGCAAGCTCGGTTAGCCTCATTGGCGACTTTGTCACTGCCTGGAGGATCCACAATCGGCTATTTCCGGGGCACGGCTCACCCAGTTCATATTTCCACGGAAAGTCTAAAttgaggtgggtgagagcTACTCAGCTGCGATCACGACCGAAATGAGACGATGAGGCATTTCTGGCAAGGTTGAAATGCCTGGAGTGGGGTGGGCAAAAAGGATGGTGAGCGGCATCCGGGCAAGGCAAATGAGAGAGATTCTAATGTTAGACAGTTTAGATACCAGCAAGGAGAATCTTCCCGCGGGAAGGGATATTTTCAGGGGAGGATACCACAGCAAAAATCTCGATCAGACGTATGTTTGTACTCGTAGATTCTATTAATGACTAGCACCACAGCGATGGGTT comes from the Podospora pseudocomata strain CBS 415.72m chromosome 5, whole genome shotgun sequence genome and includes:
- a CDS encoding hypothetical protein (EggNog:ENOG503PRQX) translates to MHPLTTSDLAFLLCTSSSTSPPRAPLILRTTYGLVVVTQSDGSLDISISEQKPPRGKGMVVGGGCSVLASPVILPVPRISPPQNEHYLLSPDFTTSTYLWSPSSASLDEWTPADEALLESLYSGEVDEEGGWFDGYLDWVGRAEDQLHGLGSSRLWRGPEESNDSFVSVDSPTEPGGGIDGQPFKDEGERTLWLVEGMLLASWLALQEGVEGVGYRVGRYEDAVEGEQDEGMYLLERGGTESLGEVVAAFLRNVRF
- a CDS encoding hypothetical protein (EggNog:ENOG503PIMF), which translates into the protein MGQNLSLEEPFADTAGAVFAKEDQMNSIILGIAWAGSVYGIGMIWCAVTLLSRWSGRESDRDPNLFSVLAAFLLSTGWPMIMLYFAMSSR